The Lonchura striata isolate bLonStr1 chromosome Z, bLonStr1.mat, whole genome shotgun sequence genome window below encodes:
- the LOC144248362 gene encoding 3'-5' RNA helicase YTHDC2-like encodes MTGQGAGPRSARSHTRSALLGQPCPPSGGNSANFLPPGPARLRAAPAGPAPPRRRPRAERLRPRVRAVSGPCGAARGRVGAVSRHGRVPRRQPGGAAGDGAAAAAVRARAEPLGAAGVDEVVAIAAQLALERFRSGDEAEMEFPSSFTSTERTFVHRLCQSLGLVSKSKGKGANRYLTVRKKDVSEAHTVMTCDLALCTKHAVRSLIQRFPVTNKERAELLPRTERGSACAVESEKKEVNKTSGRLNDGIPQVPGKRGESEFDSFRQSLPVLEKEEEIVQTIKDNKIVLIIGETGSGKTTQIPQFILDDCYKNGTPCRVFCTQPRRLAAVAVAERVAAERREKIGQTIGYQIRLESRVSPKTLVTFCTNDMLLGTLMAGDSTLSTVTHVIVDEVHERDRFSDFLLIKLRDVLQNQNNLKLILSSAALDTNLFIRYFGSCPVIHIQGRPFEVKEMFLEDILRSTGYTNKEMVKYKEKKQQEEKQKNTLDEWCSAQDNTNKGTSWRQKSVPRTNEEYKRLDDGSDTVFNQLTEKDVNCLEPWIVKEMDSCLSDIWLHEDTDSFAQLLNLILTENVSVDYRHSETGATALMISSGRGFLSQVEQLISMGASIHCKSSNGWMAVDWARHFGQTEVVHLLESYSASFGFGNMDENSLVQKSASDLSAEDRELLTAYHHSFDDEKVDLDLIMHLLHSICHSSDAGAILIFLPGYDEIVSLRDRIVLDDKRFADNAHRYQVFMLHSSMQTLDQKKVLESPPFGIRKIILSTNIAETSITVNDVVFVIDSGKVKEKSFDALSCATVLKMGWISKASAIQRKGRAGRCQPGVCFRLFSRLRFQNMLEFQSPELLRLPLQEICLYTKILAQINCPVVDFLMKAPDPPPAVTVRNAVHMLKTIDAMDPWEDLTELGYQLTELPVEPHLGKMVLYAVVLKCLDPVLTIACALACQDPFVLPTLASQKRAAVLCRKRFAAGTFSDHMALLRAFQAWQKARSDGWERAFCEKNFLSQATMEIIAGMRTQVLGQLRASGFVRARGGADIRDVNTNSENWAVIKGALVAGMYPNLVHVDRDSLVLTEPKEKKVRFHPTSVLGQSQYKKIAPANGQAAAIQALPTDWLIYDEMTRAHKTANIRCCSVVTPVTVALFCGPARLPSNALQASSSFRGGGVSNDSSDSENEDRTSADLALLKLDEWLHLKLDPEAAGMLLQLRQKWHSLFLRRMRAPSKLQSQVDETTVRAITAVLSAEEQSAGLQQPSGIGQRPRPVTSEEFPLASTWKSTSSRKSSTETELSDSSHAEKVSVKSTSPALHQPKKYKENDILLSSQSSDDRSAQSSVKPADSSSYSSPCATPSPVSGKFLKQFLEQGRMTVIMSLPGRLCKISN; translated from the exons ATGacgggacagggagcagggccGCGTTCTGCCCGCAGCCACACGCGCAGCGCGCTCCTCGGGCAGCCGTGCCCCCCGAGCGGCGGGAACAGCGCCAATTtcctcccgccggggccggctcGGCTGCGGGCGGCTCcagccggccccgccccgccccggcggcgccctCGGGCCGAGCGGCTGCGGCCCCGGGTCCGGGCGGTgtcggggccgtgcggggccgcgcggggccgTGTCGGGGCCGTGTCGCGACACGGGCGGGTCCCGCGGCGgcagcccggcggggctgcgggggacggggctgccgccgccgcggtGCGCGCCCGGGCCGAGCCCCTCGGGGCCGCCGGCGTGGACGAGGTGGTGGCAATAGCGGCGCAGCTGGCCCTGGAGCGGTTCCGGAGCGGGGACGAGGCGG AGATGGAATTTCCTTCTAGTTTCACTAGTACTGAAAGAACATTTGTTCACCGGCTCTGTCAGTCTCTTGGACTGGTATCTAAAAGCAAAGG AAAAGGAGCCAATCGATACCTGACTgtaaggaagaaggatgtgtcAGAGGCACACACAGTCATGACTTGTGACTTGGCTCTCTGTACGAAACACGCCGTCCGGAGCCTAATTCAGCGCTTTCCCGTCACAAATAAGGAACGCGCGGAGCTCCTGCCAAGGACAGAGCGAGGAAGTGCCTGTGCTGTTGAATCTG aaaagaaagaagtaaacAAGACAAGTGGTCGACTTAATGATGGTATCCCCCAggtcccagggaaaagaggggaatCAGAGTTTGATTCCTTCAGGCAGTCATTACCAGTTcttgaaaaagaggaagaaattgtCCAAACCATAAAGgacaataaaattgttttgattATAGGAGAGACTGGATCGGGAAAAACGACGCAG ATCCCTCAATTTATCCTTGATGACTGCTACAAGAATGGAACTCCCTGTCGTGTGTTTTGTACTCAGCCAAGACGTTTAGCAGCTGTTGCAGTGGCTGAAAGAgtggcagcagaaagaagagagaagattGGCCAGACAATTGGTTACCAGATCCGGTTAGAGAGCAG GGTTTCTCCAAAGACGCTGGTAACATTCTGCACTAATGACATGCTCCTTGGCACGCTGATGGCAGGAGACAGCACTCTCTCCACCGTGACCCATGTTATTGTG GATGAAGTACATGAGAGGGATAGGTTCAGCGACTTCTTGCTAATAAAACTGAGAGACGTGCtgcaaaaccagaataatttaaaactaattctCTCTAGTGCTGCTCTAGACACAAATCTCTTTATTAGGTATTTTGGAAGCTGCCCAGTAATACATA tcCAAGGGAGACCTTTTGAAGTTAAAGAGATGTTTCTGGAGGACATTTTACGAAGCACTGGGTATACAAACAAAGAGATGGTgaagtacaaagaaaagaagcagcaag aagagaaacagaagaacaCTCTTGATGAGTGGTGTTCAGCTCAAGATAACACTAACAAAGGGACATCTTGGAGACAAAAATCAGTTCCAAGGACAAATGAGGAGTACAAACGGTTGGATGATGGCAGTGACACAGTATTTAATCAACTG actgaaaaagaTGTGAATTGCCTTGAACCGTGGATAGTAAAAGAAATGGATTCCTGTCTTTCTGACATCTGGTTGCATGAAGATACTGATTCGTTTGCTCAGCtgttaaatcttattttaactgaaaatgtcaGTG TTGATTATAGGCACAGTGAAACTGGTGCGACTGCTCTGATGATTTCGTCAGGGAGAGGCTTTTTGAGTCAAGTAGAACAGTTGATCAGCATGGGAGCAAGTATCCACTGCAAATCATCTAATGGCTG GATGGCTGTGGACTGGGCTAGGCACTTTGGACAGACAGAGGTTGTTCATCTGTTGGAATCCTACAG CGCTTCATTCGGATTTGGAAACATGGATGAAAATTCCCTGGTCCAAAAGAGTGCTAGTGACCTTAGTGCAGAGGACAGAGAGCTACTGACAGCTTATCATCACAGTTTTGATGATGAAAAAGTGGATCTGGATCTGATAATGCACTTACTTCACAGCATCTGTCATAGTTCTGATGCAG GagcaattttaatatttcttcctgGGTATGATGAGATAGTGAGCCTGAGGGACCGCATTGTTTTGGATGACAAGAGATTTGCTGATAATGCTCACAG ATACCAAGTTTTCATGCTTCATTCAAGTATGCAGACTTTGGACCAGAAGAAAGTGCTTGAAAGTCCACCTTTTGGCATCCGCAAAATT attcTTTCTACTAATATTGCAGAAACCAGCATAACAGTCAATGATGTGGTGTTTGTCATTGACTCAGGCAAGGTGAAAGAG aagTCTTTTGATGCACTGAGTTGTGCTACAGTGCTAAAAATGGGGTGGATTTCAAAAGCCAGTGCTATCCAGAGAAAAGGCAG ggcTGGGCGCTGTCAGCCTGGGGTCTGCTTTCGTCTCTTCAGCAGGCTCCGATTTCAGAATATGTTGGAATTTCAATCTCCAGAACTTCTAAGACTGCCGCTTCAG GAGATCTGTTTGTACACGAAAATTCTGGCTCAAATTAATTGTCCAGTTGTAGACTTTCTTATGAAAGCTCCTGATCCTCCGCCTGCTGTaactgtgagaaatgctgtgcatATGCTTAAG ACCATAGATGCCATGGACCCTTGGGAAGATCTCACTGAGCTTGGTTATCAGCTGACTGAATTACCTGTAGAGCCACACCTCGGTAAAATGGTGTTGTATGCTGTAGTTCTGAAGTGCCTGGATCCTGTTCTGACCATTGCCTGTGCTCTTGCCTGCCAAGACCCTTTTGTGCTGCCCACGCTGGCCTCCCAAAAGCGTGCAGCCGTGCTGTGCAGGAAGCGTTTTGCTGCCGGGACGTTCAGTGACCAcatggccctgctcagggctttCCAG gcaTGGCAGAAGGCACGCAGTGACGGATGGGAGAGAGCCTTCTGTGAAAAGAACTTCCTATCCCAAGCCACAATGGAAATCATTGCAGGAATGAGAACACAGGTGCTTGGCCAGCTTAGAGCCTCAG GTTTCGTGAGAGCCAGAGGAGGAGCTGATATTAGAGATGTTAATACTAACTCTGAGAACTGGGCTGTAATTAAAGGTGCCTTAGTGGCCGGGATGTATCCCAATCTTGTGCATGTAGACAGAGACAGCCTGGTGTTGACGGAaccaaaggagaagaaagtgcGATTTCATCCTACCTCTGTTCTTGGTCAGTCTCAGTATAAAAAG ATTGCCCCAGCAAATGGACAAGCTGCAGCCATCCAGGCCCTCCCCACAGACTGGCTTATATATGATGAAATGACAAGAGCTCACAAGACAGCAAACATCAGGTGCTGCTCTGTTGTGACACCTGTCACCGTGGCCCTCTTCTGTGGACCAGCCAGACTACCAAGTAATGCCTTGCAGGCATCTTCATCCTTTCGAG GGGGAGGGGTATCTAATGATAGCAGTGACAGTGAGAATGAGGACAGGACATCTGCTGATCTGGCACTGCTGAAGCTGGATGAATGGCTCCATCTCAAACTGGACCCTGAA GCTGCTGGTATGCTGCTGCAACTCAGGCAGAAGTGGCACAGCTTGTTTCTGCGTCGTATGCGAGCTCCTTCTAAGCTGCAGTCTCAGGTTGATGAAACAACTGTAAGAGCAATTACAGCTGTTCTGAGTGCTGAAGAACAGTCTGCAGGTCTGCAGCAGCCTTCAGGAATTGGCCAGAGACCAAGGCCTGTGACTTCTGAAGAATTTCCTTTGGCATCTACATGGAAGTcaaccagcagcagaaaaagctcAACAGAAACAGAATTGTCTGACTCCTCTCATGCTGAAAA GGTTTCAGTGAAATCTACTTCTCCTGCACTCCACCAGCCAAAGAAGTATaaagaaaatgacattttgctCTCCAGCCAATCCTCAGATGACAGATCAGCTCAGTCCTCAGTGAAGCCTGCAGACAGCAGTAGCTATTCCAGCCCCTGTGCTACTCCTTCTCCAGTGTCTGGAAAG tttttaaagCAGTTCCTGGAACAGGGCAGGATGACAGTCATCATGTCTTTGCCTGGAAGGTTGTGCAAGATCTCCAATTGA